From Sporosarcina sp. 6E9, a single genomic window includes:
- a CDS encoding cell wall-binding repeat-containing protein, whose protein sequence is MEKKAIVISSLIRISIIAVLLLQIIPYLNVSAQAPKLSFTAKDGNQIEQKVDNELSTQFEKNKQVTYLVKLKEQADTKAAAEEAEMKLQQNKGAVSSQQIKRAKASAVVSSLRTTAYETQSNIENLLKKESKTGAVSDYQSFYIVNAFAITSDEKTMKQIAELPEVDKVLPNRIRQLNVNDEVDKEIELASNNLEWNIEKIGADAVWDQYDIDGTGVVVANIDSGVQWDHPALKSQYRGYKADGTVSHELNWYDATNGNSVPYDDIDHGTHVMGSMVGADAANENQIGVAPGAKWIAVKAFTAFGGTDVDLLAAGEWVLAPKDRNGTPHPEAAPDIVNNSWGGGKGLKEWYRPMVQNWAESGIIPVFAAGNDGPEAGTINSPGNYPETIAVASINRSDDLATTSSRGPSPYPGDIKPNISAPGVYIRSAVPNNKYVPNNGTSMAAPHITGTIALLLQANPSLKMNEIKKILHETATPATNADFTSSPNDGFGYGIVDAFNAVSSVTTGVGKLTGIVFKEGDGEDTQAPSIQENHVTETYEGVQLKLTAEVNDDVSVDTVTLTYQIDGQESQTIHADLIAGNYESGTYQAVIDGNKIVGSQLTYQWNAVDFGTNETESAQFEIDIISPLTVGYKEDFETKPEGWFSFGNNNSWEWGEVEYGPLPYSGEHLYGTNLSGNYDNDANMTLVTPAIKIPEGNTYLQFASWYMIETYYDFGHVVVSRDLENWEQLARYDGNANYWQIEEVDLSDYAGEVIYIGFNLLTDDGLTRVGWYIDDVEITDQSIGASNVKQTLDSSELVQKKKAVNPDKIKPIIEDMPTIDNNRINSLVLPIEASVTVLETSRSGRTNPANGRYNLFHKAGEYTVVAESYGYYPNQKTVNIPENGSLSENFKLDPIPIGELSGKIINEQTGDPVELANVLLVEDAAIAPVKTNAKGEYTLDVFDGEYTLRIMAKDFYSKDVEITVVGNEITEVDIELQPYVGYEGEIGYDNGIPVNARAFYDAGYGWAVKMSLKEGQNAAMVTGGLFNFWTADFPTPGGTDFQVAVYDATGVDGSPGNKLAGPIEATALRTGDWTHIDLRSEGIIVNDDFFMVYIQPNRGEESSGLSYENEAHTGRSWQLIDGQFSRTPASEGNYMIRAVVNYEIEKPIITTPNEDLVTKTPHQHVKGTATPTTTVQLKNNGETFDSVKIGEDGTFSFLADLTEGVNSLTVASTYDGDNSVESEPVTVILDTIKPELHIESPKDGDILNEKIVIVEGTASDENLDSVEINGEIASTTDEGNFSQELQLKKGTNRIDVSAVDTVGNTETKIIVVTVEEEVVLPVIENLLPSTDQALTPGDKVKISFKSNALGGEAYYEIKLPANISTQSSTKVPMKEVEDGKYEGTWTAPNLNLKGAVIEVGLTDANGNKVVQEATGKLFIAPEPTGVDRISDVNRYLTAIEISKEGWTKSDTIVLARGDNYADALAGVPFAHQLNAPILLTLPNDLYKETLAEMARLGAKKVVILGGESAISAKVAGQLKAAGLTVERISGSDRFETAAKIASEMESSDKVVIANGMDFPDALSVAAHAAKSGMPILLTQADKLPVKTAEALETLGATKTIVVGGKTVVSDKVVKQLPKPTTLSGDDRYETNIRVAEYFGVTSKHMYIATGQNYADALTGAVLAAKNDSAVLLVHARIPEVVTTYISDQDLKRLTIFGGESAVSEKVADELTKLIQ, encoded by the coding sequence ATGGAGAAGAAGGCAATTGTTATATCAAGTCTAATTCGTATTTCAATTATTGCTGTGTTATTGCTACAAATTATTCCATACCTTAATGTCTCAGCTCAAGCACCAAAACTAAGTTTCACTGCAAAAGATGGCAACCAAATTGAACAAAAGGTCGACAATGAATTATCAACCCAGTTCGAAAAGAATAAACAAGTGACGTATTTAGTGAAATTGAAAGAACAAGCAGATACAAAAGCTGCAGCTGAAGAAGCTGAAATGAAATTACAACAGAACAAAGGGGCAGTGTCCTCACAGCAAATAAAACGCGCTAAAGCATCGGCAGTCGTATCAAGTTTGCGTACAACAGCATATGAAACCCAGTCAAACATTGAAAACTTACTTAAAAAAGAATCAAAGACGGGTGCAGTGTCTGACTATCAATCATTTTACATCGTGAATGCATTCGCGATTACGAGCGATGAAAAAACAATGAAGCAAATCGCGGAACTTCCTGAGGTTGATAAAGTATTACCGAACCGAATCCGTCAACTTAATGTAAATGACGAAGTCGACAAAGAGATAGAATTAGCTTCAAATAATTTGGAGTGGAATATTGAAAAAATCGGCGCAGACGCGGTGTGGGACCAATACGATATTGACGGTACCGGCGTTGTCGTTGCTAATATCGACTCCGGTGTACAATGGGATCACCCAGCGTTAAAAAGTCAGTACCGCGGATACAAAGCTGATGGTACCGTTTCGCATGAATTAAATTGGTACGATGCTACAAATGGAAATTCAGTGCCATACGATGATATTGATCATGGAACACATGTAATGGGTTCCATGGTCGGCGCAGATGCAGCTAATGAAAATCAGATTGGCGTTGCGCCAGGCGCAAAATGGATCGCTGTAAAAGCATTCACGGCCTTTGGAGGGACTGATGTAGACTTACTTGCAGCAGGTGAATGGGTACTAGCACCAAAAGATCGGAACGGAACGCCGCATCCCGAAGCGGCTCCTGATATTGTCAATAACTCATGGGGGGGCGGAAAAGGGTTGAAGGAATGGTATCGTCCAATGGTTCAAAACTGGGCAGAGTCCGGTATTATTCCAGTATTTGCGGCTGGAAATGATGGACCCGAGGCAGGAACTATTAACTCGCCTGGGAATTATCCAGAAACAATCGCGGTCGCATCAATAAATCGAAGCGATGATTTAGCAACAACCTCATCCCGAGGACCAAGCCCATATCCGGGTGATATCAAACCAAATATTTCTGCACCGGGCGTTTATATTCGTTCTGCAGTCCCAAATAACAAATACGTGCCAAATAACGGGACATCAATGGCTGCGCCGCATATAACAGGAACCATTGCTTTATTGCTACAAGCAAACCCTTCATTGAAAATGAATGAAATTAAGAAAATACTTCACGAAACCGCAACACCGGCAACAAATGCGGACTTTACAAGTTCGCCAAACGATGGTTTTGGCTACGGAATCGTCGACGCCTTTAATGCAGTATCTTCCGTAACAACCGGAGTAGGAAAGTTAACCGGAATTGTTTTCAAAGAAGGTGATGGAGAGGATACACAAGCCCCATCAATCCAAGAAAATCATGTGACCGAGACGTACGAAGGTGTCCAACTGAAACTCACCGCAGAAGTAAATGATGACGTTAGCGTCGATACAGTTACGTTAACCTATCAAATTGACGGTCAAGAATCTCAAACAATCCATGCAGATTTGATTGCCGGAAATTATGAAAGCGGAACATATCAAGCCGTCATTGATGGAAATAAGATAGTTGGAAGTCAGCTGACCTACCAATGGAATGCAGTCGATTTCGGTACCAATGAAACAGAATCAGCGCAGTTTGAAATCGATATAATTAGTCCGCTGACAGTTGGTTATAAGGAAGATTTTGAAACAAAACCCGAAGGCTGGTTTTCATTCGGGAATAATAATTCATGGGAATGGGGAGAAGTCGAATATGGGCCGCTTCCATATTCGGGAGAGCATCTCTATGGAACAAATTTATCCGGTAACTATGACAACGATGCCAATATGACATTGGTGACTCCCGCGATTAAAATACCGGAAGGCAACACTTACTTACAATTTGCTTCCTGGTACATGATTGAAACATATTACGATTTTGGTCATGTAGTTGTTTCAAGGGATTTAGAGAACTGGGAACAGCTCGCCCGATACGACGGTAACGCGAATTACTGGCAAATAGAAGAAGTCGATTTATCCGACTATGCAGGTGAAGTCATCTATATCGGCTTTAATCTACTTACCGATGACGGTTTGACAAGAGTTGGCTGGTATATTGACGATGTTGAAATCACCGACCAATCAATCGGCGCTTCCAACGTAAAACAAACCTTAGATTCATCCGAATTAGTTCAAAAGAAAAAAGCAGTGAATCCTGATAAAATCAAACCAATTATTGAGGATATGCCAACAATCGACAATAACAGGATTAATTCACTGGTACTTCCAATCGAAGCATCAGTAACGGTACTAGAAACAAGCCGTTCAGGAAGAACGAATCCCGCGAATGGAAGGTACAATTTATTCCATAAAGCCGGAGAATATACAGTGGTCGCAGAATCATACGGCTATTATCCAAATCAAAAAACAGTAAATATACCGGAGAATGGGTCGCTAAGCGAAAACTTTAAATTAGATCCGATTCCAATCGGCGAACTTAGCGGAAAAATTATCAACGAACAAACGGGAGATCCGGTGGAATTGGCGAATGTTTTACTCGTCGAAGACGCCGCAATCGCACCAGTGAAAACCAATGCGAAAGGCGAGTATACATTGGATGTATTTGACGGTGAGTACACACTTCGCATCATGGCAAAAGATTTCTATTCCAAAGACGTGGAAATTACAGTCGTCGGCAATGAAATTACAGAAGTTGATATCGAACTTCAACCATACGTCGGTTACGAAGGCGAAATCGGTTATGACAATGGCATCCCGGTAAACGCCAGAGCATTCTATGACGCAGGTTATGGATGGGCAGTAAAAATGTCCCTGAAAGAAGGTCAAAATGCCGCCATGGTAACAGGTGGGCTATTCAATTTTTGGACAGCCGATTTCCCAACACCGGGAGGGACAGATTTTCAAGTAGCCGTCTATGATGCAACCGGCGTTGATGGATCTCCAGGGAACAAACTTGCGGGACCGATTGAAGCTACAGCACTGAGAACAGGAGACTGGACGCATATCGATTTGAGGTCCGAAGGGATTATCGTAAATGACGATTTCTTCATGGTCTATATTCAACCGAATCGTGGGGAAGAATCTTCTGGCTTATCATACGAAAATGAAGCACATACAGGACGAAGCTGGCAATTAATCGACGGCCAATTTAGTCGAACGCCTGCATCCGAAGGAAATTACATGATCCGTGCAGTCGTCAACTATGAAATAGAAAAACCGATCATCACAACACCAAATGAAGACTTGGTTACAAAAACGCCACATCAGCACGTAAAAGGAACTGCGACGCCAACGACAACCGTTCAACTCAAGAATAACGGGGAAACGTTCGACTCCGTCAAAATCGGAGAAGATGGGACATTCTCCTTCTTAGCCGATTTAACCGAAGGCGTAAATAGCTTAACAGTAGCTTCAACATATGATGGAGATAATTCAGTAGAGTCCGAACCAGTTACTGTAATTTTGGATACAATAAAACCTGAATTACACATCGAAAGTCCAAAAGACGGCGATATCTTAAATGAAAAAATAGTCATAGTAGAAGGTACGGCTAGCGACGAAAATCTCGATTCTGTTGAGATAAACGGCGAGATCGCATCCACAACTGACGAAGGAAATTTTTCGCAAGAACTGCAATTGAAAAAAGGAACGAATCGAATCGACGTATCCGCAGTTGACACAGTAGGAAATACCGAAACCAAAATCATCGTAGTGACCGTCGAAGAAGAAGTAGTGTTACCAGTGATCGAAAATTTACTTCCATCAACAGATCAAGCACTAACTCCTGGCGATAAAGTGAAAATTTCTTTCAAAAGCAACGCCTTGGGAGGCGAAGCCTATTACGAAATCAAACTTCCCGCAAACATCTCGACACAATCATCAACAAAGGTACCGATGAAAGAAGTAGAAGATGGAAAATACGAAGGAACCTGGACTGCGCCAAATTTAAACCTTAAGGGAGCAGTAATTGAAGTCGGGTTAACAGATGCTAACGGGAACAAAGTCGTGCAAGAAGCAACCGGAAAACTGTTTATCGCACCCGAGCCAACTGGCGTAGATCGCATATCAGACGTAAACCGCTACCTGACTGCCATCGAAATCAGTAAAGAAGGCTGGACAAAGTCCGACACAATCGTACTCGCGCGCGGCGATAATTACGCGGATGCCCTAGCCGGCGTACCATTTGCGCACCAGCTAAACGCACCGATATTATTGACGCTGCCGAATGACTTATACAAAGAAACCCTAGCGGAAATGGCTAGACTTGGCGCCAAGAAAGTAGTAATTCTAGGCGGCGAAAGTGCAATCAGTGCTAAAGTAGCAGGCCAATTAAAAGCCGCGGGACTTACAGTCGAACGTATCTCAGGCAGCGATCGCTTCGAAACAGCAGCGAAAATCGCATCTGAAATGGAAAGTTCCGACAAAGTCGTAATCGCAAACGGCATGGACTTCCCAGACGCACTATCCGTCGCCGCACACGCTGCGAAATCAGGCATGCCAATACTATTGACGCAAGCTGACAAACTACCTGTGAAAACAGCGGAAGCACTCGAAACACTAGGCGCAACCAAAACAATCGTAGTCGGCGGCAAAACTGTTGTGTCCGACAAAGTAGTGAAACAACTACCAAAACCAACGACACTATCAGGCGATGACCGTTACGAAACCAATATTCGGGTCGCTGAATACTTCGGCGTAACAAGTAAACACATGTACATCGCAACCGGCCAAAACTACGCCGACGCCCTAACCGGCGCAGTACTAGCCGCCAAAAACGACAGTGCAGTCCTACTTGTACACGCTAGAATTCCTGAAGTTGTGACAACGTATATTTCTGACCAAGATCTAAAACGTCTAACAATTTTTGGTGGAGAATCAGCGGTGAGTGAGAAAGTAGCAGACGAGCTGACAAAACTAATCCAGTAA